Below is a genomic region from Leptolyngbya sp. 'hensonii'.
ACCCCGCCAAAGACTATTGAAGCAGATTAGAGGTCGGTTTTAATGCTACCCAGATAATTGCCAGTCGGCAGGCTGGGAAAGCGATTGTAGGGCACTACATCCTCTCCAAAGTAGCGAGCATATTCAGGGCTATCCACCAGGGTTGCAACGGCCACCTTCAGCCCCTCATCAGCCAGCAAGTTGCTGTATTGGCGGATCTCAGCTTGGGTAGCTGGAGTTCGACCCAGCAGATGCCGGAACAGTAACTCAACCACCTTAGCTGTGGGATAAGGAGTGCAGAAGCGCTGGCAGTAGGCGTCTGAACTGGACAGAGCCCGAACGAACTCCCGGACGGAAATTTCCCGATTGTGGAGTTTTTGCTCCAGTTCCAGGCAACGGAATTCCGCAGGAACCTGCTCCCCAGAGATATTCATGATCTGGCTGTAAATAGCGCTGATTACCAGGGTGGTTTCAGCCTCGGCCATCCCTGGATTCAGGCGGAAAATACGAGCAGGCTTTAACCGGATCCCATCTTCAGTTTCCACAGCTTTGGAAGCACGCCCCAGATCAGCCGCCAGAGACCTGGCCCGATCGTCTACGATCGCCTGAGAGACTAAGGGCATCTGGGCAACATCCAGTTTGGACTTAACGGGCTCAAAGCTGGGCACAACCAGGTCATCGTTTTGCTTGGTCAGTTGGTTGTACAACTTCTCAGTATTGGGGAAGTTGGCAGCAGGCAAGGTGGGGAAGCGACGGTAGGGTACCGTGTCTTCATTGAAATACTGCAGGTATTCCAAGCTGTTAACCATCGCGCCAATAAAGCCTTTGATCCCTTGAGAAGCCAGAATCTGGTTGTACTTGCGGATTTCTGCCTGATCCAGCGGAGCCCGACCCAGGAAGTGCTTGGTTCCCAACTCGATCACTTTCGTGTTCGGGTAAGGGGTGTAGAACTCCCGAAGATACAATTTGGAATTACCCAGACTCTCGATAAACTCTTTGACTGTAATGTCACCATTACTGAGCTGGGTTTCCAGCACCGTGAATTCATTCTTCACGATGTAAGGATCGATATCCCGCTCGAAGATCTGACGATAGGCAGCCCGAATCACAATCTTCAGGTTAGCCTTATCTTCCAGGCCGGTGAGCTTGAAGATCTTAGTTTGCTCCCGTTGCTTGGAGACACCCTGCTCAATGCGGAACTGAACATCGGGTAGGGTCCGAACATCAGTCACCAGACCCAGTTCGATAAACTTAGGTGTCTTGGCATCCTGTTCAACCCGGGCACCCTTGTCTCCGATGCTACCAGCTCTCATCGATCGCAGCGCCAGACCAGCAGGGGTGACATAACGCTCGTAAGGAACGGTATCTTCACCAAAGGATTCGGCATACTCTTCGCTGTCGATAATGGCATCAATCAGCGCATAGAAGCCCTTCTTCGCACAGATATCGAAGTAGCGATTGTTCTCCTCACGGCCATAGGTGGGGCGACCCAGTAAACGACGGTGAATGTACTCAACCGCCTTCATCACATAGAGTGGAGCCCAGTACATCTTGCGGAAGAGGTCAGACTTGGCCAACTGGCGGATAAACTCCCGCAAGGTGATATCCCCATTTTCCAGCTTAATTTCCGACAGGGTCAGGCGTTGCCCTTCATAAAGGGCTCTCCCAAAGACCTGCAAGTAGGCAGCTCGAATCACCGCTTGAGTTGAGCTTTCAGAGTACTTAACACTGATGCCCTTAGTCGGGGCACCCACTGCTCGTCGGGTGCTGAAAATATCAACCGTGGATTGCAGGCCGGTAAAGCTGGGCAGTTGATCCAGTTTGAAAACTTTAGGTCCAAGCGTTCCAGGATTGGCTCCCCGTGCCCCAGGATTGCTGACCTGGCTGTTAATCCCAGGTCCCCGGTTAATCAGAATCCGGCGGGTATCCTTACCAAAGGGGGCAGGACTGGCGCTGGGGTTGCGAGTTTCTTTCGGGAAGATAGCACCGAATTGAATCTCCAACGGATCATTGCCCGAACCATAGGGATGCTGATCGGGTAGCGGCTGATCGTAACTGGCAAAGGTCGTCAGGAATTGAGGAATTTTACGGAAGGGTGCACTGTAGCTAAACAGATTTTGCTGCGGTCCCCAGTTGCGGCACTCTTGAGCTTCCTGGCCCAACCCTCGCAGGTAAGGAACCGTCTCCTCTCCAAAGTAATCTGCATATTCCTGCGAATCGATCAGGGCATCCACCAGAGCTGCCAGCCCCCCGGACGAGACAATGGAGAAGTACTTTTGCACTTCTTCCCGGCTACTGGGACCACGACCCAGAATGTGACGGAAAGCTAACTCCAGCGCACGGCTGTTGATGTAGGGTTGAAAGAAGTTCTTACGATAAAGCGGAGACTTCGCCAACCGACGAATGAACTCCTTCATGGAAATATCGTTATTCTTGACCTTGGATTCCAGATCAGAGACAGAAAGGCTGTAGGCCCGGGTGATATCCCGCTCAAAGACCTGCCGGTAGGCAGCTTTCACAACTTCCTGTTTTTCAGAAGCAGATAGGCCCGGCTTCATGACGAATTTGGGCCGACGCTCTGCAGCATTGAAGTAAATCTGAGGCAACTGCAAACCCTGAAGGTCAGGAGAAGGACGTTGGCGCAGCTTGCTAGAGGGAGTAGGAGCCCTAAACTCTGTAATCAGCACATCGAAATACTGAGCCACGATCGCAGCCGCATCGACATCCTGACGGAAATAGCCCAAGGCCGCTGTCCGCATTTCCTGCAGTGCCACGATCGTGGCTTCCCCAGAACAGGCATTTTCGATAACTTCCCGCAATCCTCGGGTATTCACTGCGATGATGTTGGGATCCCCAGCCACGATGGCATAGGAGACGTAGCGCAGGAACCAGCTCAAATCACGGAGCGATTTCTGCATATTGGAAGGACCATAGCGGGCCACATTAATTGGCCTGAAGCCGACAGGAATGGGTCCACTACCAGAGGTGCTGAACAGGGAGCGAAATCCCTCCAGTAGCCCTCCCCGACTCTCAATAAAAGTTGCCGTTCCCAGCTTCATTGCTTCGCGGGTATCAACCACAGTCCCCGCCATACTCATGACGGGCTCCTCTCTGGGCTTTTCCAGGAAGGACATGGGAGACCCACCCACAAAGATCCGGTTGGCGGCACGAGAAACAATCAACTCTGAATTTCTCGTCAGAGCCTCTGCAATAGCCAACCGCTTAAGCCCGGAACTGAAGTAGCTGGACAGTTCACTCAGTTCTCCCCGCGCTAAAAAGCGGTCTTGCTGTTCAGCTTGAGAAATGATTGCGGTTGGTACAGTTTGGTAAAGTTGCGGGCGCGCAACCGAGCTTCCACCACTTGCCCTAACACTCATTTGACTACTAAAGCTCCCTATGCATAACTACTGTTAAATGTGGCCAGAGCCCTAACGGAAAATACTCAACAGATCCAGCCCAGGACTCACTAAGACTCAATTAATGTTCTATCTGGATTATTAAAACCCAGTCTTTAGATTAAAACGTCTGGGGCTTACATACCTTGTTTATTAAAAACTATTAAGTCCCAAATTCCGGTTGTGCATCAAATAATTGTTGGATAAGTTGCGAAGTCTTGCCAAGTCCAAGGCTCTGCTGCCAAGTTTGCTCGTTGAGCCGCAGTTGTTTTGAATCGGCTATGCCGCCAAATCCAATTGAAATAACTGACAACCAATCGTGTAGTCACCTTCGTTTGCTCCCACACCTTGCCAAACTTGTTTTGCCGTCGATGCCACCGTCCTGTTTGTTGCCGGATAATACCATTGGTTCTCTCTAATCGTTGGGTTTTATCCTTACCAATGTGATGATGAATTTCTGGTGGAAGGACTCGTTCATACCCTCCCCAATCATCGCTATTCCACTGTTTGCACTCCGTTTTTCCTTCCGTTGTGACCATCAGTTCTTCAATCAACTCATCCGTATGCTTTCCCACACGGGCCGCCAAGATCAGCCCACTGCTATTGGCTAAACTCAACCCCACCCAACAGTCTCCCAAGTCTAATTCTAGGGGCAGACATTGCTTCTGTTTTTTTGCACAAAGGACCACATCTCATCAGCACTCACCTCCTCGGTTTCAACTTGAGCCACCTCCTGATTGTGGATGAGTTGAGCTTTGCTACTCGCTCGTCGAATAATACTCACTACCGTGTTATAAGCTAACCCGCTAATCCGACTAATCCCTCGTAAACTGGTGCCCTCACTGTGAGCTTGCAGGACTTGTTGAATTTGCTCTGGACTGACGTGACGGTAGTAGTAGAGGGTGTCAAAACTCTCTGAGAAGGTTTGTTGGCACCCCAGGCAAAAGTAGCGTTGATGCCCATTCGGCATCTTGCCATGCTTGTGAGTCTTAGAATGACCGCAGAGCTTACATTCCATAGCTTGAGTAGGTGAATCGTTGATTCCTTACTCTACCAGACCCACATCAGTTTGACGCACTACCGCCTATTTGAAGCATCGATAAACTGAGGATATTATTTGCTCTGGAGAATGGTTCTCCTGATAAGATTTCATCTCAGTTGATTTCAAGATTTGGCAAACTCTCTTAATACACCACGGAGCTCAAGCGCGAATGTTCCTGGATCGAAGAAGAACTGCCAGGTTAGGCGCAATGGACCAGGCAATGTCCTCCAATGGCAAGAGCCACCCGCTGCAATTGAGCAGCCTCAGTGGCGCAGGTGAGGCTTTCTTTGCGATCGTGGAAAGCCTGAATCAGGCTGTTCTGGTTGCAGATGAGAGGGCTTGCGTTTCCTATGTTAATCCTCGCATGGCCACCTTTCTAGCCTGTTCCCAGGCAGACCTGGTAGGGCAGCCAGTGTTAGACGTCATGTCTACCCGGCAGGGCTGGCCTCAATTTCGTTGGGCTCAAAAGCAATCCTGGGCCAACCGGCGGGAGCTTTGTGAAGTTAATCTCATGACTTCAGAAGCGTCCAATGGCAGAGCTGACTGGGTAGAAGTGGTCTCTATGCCGTTGCAGTATCGCAACAGTTCACCCATGGGGACCCTGGTCATCGTAACGGACATTTCCCACCGCAAGTGGGTGGAGGATCAGCTCCAACAGCAGTCAGAATGTTCCCTGGAGCGGAACGGTTCTTATGATGCCCTGACCGGGTTGCCGAATCGGACCCTGTTTGTGAAACGACTGGAAGCCGCCATTGCCCGAGCCAGGGATGAACCTGATTACCTGTTTGCAGTGCTATTTATTGATCTGGACCGCTTTAAGTTGATTAACGATAGCCTGGGGCATCTGGCTGGGGATCAGGTGCTGATGGCGATGGCCCGCCGCCTGGAAATCTGCGTTCGTCCTGGAGATACGGTTGCCCGCCTGGGGGGGGATGAATTCACAATTTTGCTGACGGATATTCGTTATACCGAAGATGCCACGATCGTGGCTGAACGAATTCAGCAGGAACTTTCCCAATCCTTTGATTTGGATGGGAATGAGGTGTTTAGTAGTGTCAGTATTGGTATTGCCATTAACCGGGGGGATTCGATCGATCGCCTCTATGACAGCCCGGAAGATCTGCTGCGGGATGCTGATATTGCCATGTATCATGCGAAGACCTCGGGTCGGGCTCGCCATCAGGTGTTTACCACGTCCATGTATCTGCGGGCCGTAGAACTGCTGGAATTGGAAAGTGATCTGCGTCGGGCTGTAGAACGACAGGAATTCTGTATTCACTATCAACCGATCGTCGCTCTGGATACCGGCAGAATTTCCGGGTTTGAAGCACTCGTGCGATGGTATCGACCTAAGCGAGGGCTGGTATTTCCGGCAGATTTCATTGCGGTGGCGGAGGAGACCGGCATCATCACGGCCATTGGGGAGTGGGTCTTGCATACGGCCTGTCATCAGCTCTGGGCCTGGCAGCAACGGTTTCCGACCTATCCTCCGCTGACGATCAGCGTCAATCTCTCTGCCCGACAGTTGACCCAATCCAATCTGGTCAGCCGGATTCACCAGATTCTGGAAGAAACCAAAATTTTGCCTGGTAGCCTGAAGCTGGAAATTACGGAAAGCACGATCATGAAAAATCCGGAGGCGACGGCCAGCCTCCTGGAAAAACTCCGTCAACATAACATTCAGCTTTGTATCGATGACTTTGGGACGGGGTATTCTTCCCTCAGTCATTTGCGCCGCTTTCCCATCAACACCCTGAAAATTGATCGCTCCTTCATCACGACCATGCATGGGGATGAGGAGAACCTGGAAATTGTCAAAACGATCGTTCATCTGGCCCATAGCTTGGGCATTTACATCACTGCCGAAGGAGTGGAGCGCAATGAGCACCTCCATCAGCTCTGGGCGCTCCAATGTGAATATGCCCAGGGATTGTTTTTCTCAGAGGCTCTTGATAGTGAGGCTGCGACTGCCTTAATTGCCTCCTACCCTCAG
It encodes:
- a CDS encoding phycobilisome rod-core linker polypeptide, with amino-acid sequence MSVRASGGSSVARPQLYQTVPTAIISQAEQQDRFLARGELSELSSYFSSGLKRLAIAEALTRNSELIVSRAANRIFVGGSPMSFLEKPREEPVMSMAGTVVDTREAMKLGTATFIESRGGLLEGFRSLFSTSGSGPIPVGFRPINVARYGPSNMQKSLRDLSWFLRYVSYAIVAGDPNIIAVNTRGLREVIENACSGEATIVALQEMRTAALGYFRQDVDAAAIVAQYFDVLITEFRAPTPSSKLRQRPSPDLQGLQLPQIYFNAAERRPKFVMKPGLSASEKQEVVKAAYRQVFERDITRAYSLSVSDLESKVKNNDISMKEFIRRLAKSPLYRKNFFQPYINSRALELAFRHILGRGPSSREEVQKYFSIVSSGGLAALVDALIDSQEYADYFGEETVPYLRGLGQEAQECRNWGPQQNLFSYSAPFRKIPQFLTTFASYDQPLPDQHPYGSGNDPLEIQFGAIFPKETRNPSASPAPFGKDTRRILINRGPGINSQVSNPGARGANPGTLGPKVFKLDQLPSFTGLQSTVDIFSTRRAVGAPTKGISVKYSESSTQAVIRAAYLQVFGRALYEGQRLTLSEIKLENGDITLREFIRQLAKSDLFRKMYWAPLYVMKAVEYIHRRLLGRPTYGREENNRYFDICAKKGFYALIDAIIDSEEYAESFGEDTVPYERYVTPAGLALRSMRAGSIGDKGARVEQDAKTPKFIELGLVTDVRTLPDVQFRIEQGVSKQREQTKIFKLTGLEDKANLKIVIRAAYRQIFERDIDPYIVKNEFTVLETQLSNGDITVKEFIESLGNSKLYLREFYTPYPNTKVIELGTKHFLGRAPLDQAEIRKYNQILASQGIKGFIGAMVNSLEYLQYFNEDTVPYRRFPTLPAANFPNTEKLYNQLTKQNDDLVVPSFEPVKSKLDVAQMPLVSQAIVDDRARSLAADLGRASKAVETEDGIRLKPARIFRLNPGMAEAETTLVISAIYSQIMNISGEQVPAEFRCLELEQKLHNREISVREFVRALSSSDAYCQRFCTPYPTAKVVELLFRHLLGRTPATQAEIRQYSNLLADEGLKVAVATLVDSPEYARYFGEDVVPYNRFPSLPTGNYLGSIKTDL
- a CDS encoding GGDEF domain-containing phosphodiesterase, whose protein sequence is MDQAMSSNGKSHPLQLSSLSGAGEAFFAIVESLNQAVLVADERACVSYVNPRMATFLACSQADLVGQPVLDVMSTRQGWPQFRWAQKQSWANRRELCEVNLMTSEASNGRADWVEVVSMPLQYRNSSPMGTLVIVTDISHRKWVEDQLQQQSECSLERNGSYDALTGLPNRTLFVKRLEAAIARARDEPDYLFAVLFIDLDRFKLINDSLGHLAGDQVLMAMARRLEICVRPGDTVARLGGDEFTILLTDIRYTEDATIVAERIQQELSQSFDLDGNEVFSSVSIGIAINRGDSIDRLYDSPEDLLRDADIAMYHAKTSGRARHQVFTTSMYLRAVELLELESDLRRAVERQEFCIHYQPIVALDTGRISGFEALVRWYRPKRGLVFPADFIAVAEETGIITAIGEWVLHTACHQLWAWQQRFPTYPPLTISVNLSARQLTQSNLVSRIHQILEETKILPGSLKLEITESTIMKNPEATASLLEKLRQHNIQLCIDDFGTGYSSLSHLRRFPINTLKIDRSFITTMHGDEENLEIVKTIVHLAHSLGIYITAEGVERNEHLHQLWALQCEYAQGLFFSEALDSEAATALIASYPQW
- a CDS encoding IS1 family transposase (programmed frameshift); this translates as MECKLCGHSKTHKHGKMPNGHQRYFCLGCQQTFSESFDTLYYYRHVSPEQIQQVLQAHSEGTSLRGISRISGLAYNTVVSIIRRASSKAQLIHNQEVAQVETEEVSADEMWSFVKKQKQCLPLELDLGDCWVGLSLANSSGLILAARVGKHTDELIEELMVTTEGKTECKQWNSDDWGGYERVLPPEIHHHIGKDKTQRLERTNGIIRQQTGRWHRRQNKFGKVWEQTKVTTRLVVSYFNWIWRHSRFKTTAAQRANLAAEPWTWQDFATYPTII